The Campylobacter sp. MIT 99-7217 genome contains a region encoding:
- a CDS encoding ABC transporter permease has protein sequence MGNKFLWTQIFKSLIFSYQRLFVIVLAIFIGSMVSSAFLNVYFDIDTKLSKELKAYGANMVISPKNSNFISNEEFQSLKQKLEARALTPYLYAYLNLGSLSGVVLGTDFKELKLTKPFMEVKEGSFSLSDFDEHSAFVGVDLAKQLEAKVGQDIQIYNPNTAKSVKLKIKAILISNDEFDSLLLMPLRVLQSLNDNANINFANALVYGNFDEVNAKALSVSNDFLYAKPISSVSLSESLILNKIKALMFLIILVVLIIASTSVNTTLSSVIFSRKKEIALHLALGSSKKDIIKLFGFECLLLTILASVLGALCGYFLANIFGYLIFNAGIDFRFQAFVIAVLISLIFSFMAAFFPIKKALNINVCENLKGE, from the coding sequence GTGGGAAATAAATTTTTATGGACACAAATTTTTAAGTCTTTGATTTTTTCATATCAAAGGCTTTTTGTTATCGTTTTGGCTATTTTTATCGGCTCTATGGTCAGCTCAGCCTTTTTAAATGTGTATTTTGATATAGACACCAAGCTTTCAAAGGAGCTAAAAGCTTATGGAGCAAACATGGTTATAAGCCCTAAAAATAGTAATTTTATCAGCAATGAAGAATTCCAAAGCCTCAAACAAAAGTTAGAAGCAAGAGCTTTAACACCTTATTTATATGCGTATTTAAATTTAGGCAGTTTAAGTGGCGTTGTTTTGGGAACTGATTTTAAGGAGCTAAAGCTTACTAAGCCTTTTATGGAAGTAAAAGAGGGCAGTTTTTCTTTGAGTGATTTTGATGAGCATTCAGCCTTTGTGGGTGTTGATTTGGCAAAGCAACTTGAAGCCAAGGTGGGACAAGATATTCAAATTTATAATCCAAACACCGCAAAAAGCGTGAAGCTTAAAATCAAGGCTATATTGATCAGTAATGATGAGTTTGATTCTTTACTTTTAATGCCCTTAAGAGTGCTTCAAAGCTTAAATGATAATGCAAATATCAATTTTGCTAATGCTCTTGTGTATGGGAATTTTGATGAGGTAAATGCTAAGGCTTTAAGTGTAAGTAATGACTTTTTGTATGCAAAGCCTATTTCATCAGTATCTTTAAGCGAGAGCTTAATCTTAAATAAAATCAAAGCCTTAATGTTTTTGATCATACTTGTGGTTTTGATCATCGCTTCAACGAGTGTGAATACCACCCTAAGTTCGGTGATTTTTTCGAGAAAAAAAGAAATAGCCTTGCATTTGGCATTAGGTTCAAGCAAAAAGGATATCATCAAACTTTTTGGCTTTGAGTGCTTGCTTTTAACCATACTTGCTTCAGTTTTAGGGGCTTTGTGTGGGTATTTTTTAGCAAATATCTTTGGGTATTTGATCTTTAATGCAGGGATTGATTTTAGATTTCAAGCCTTTGTGATCGCTGTGCTTATTTCTTTGATTTTTTCTTTTATGGCGGCTTTTTTTCCTATCAAAAAGGCTTTAAATATCAATGTGTGTGAAAATTTGAAAGGTGAATGA
- a CDS encoding ABC transporter ATP-binding protein produces MMKEMIKLEQICKNFQEVKALQDINLSVQKGEWLAIMGPSGSGKSTLVNILSLMDYPSSGKYFLDGIELSELKEEEKIKIRREKIGLVFQQFHLIPYLNALENVMLAQYYHSSVDEEDAKFVLEKVGLGHRLMHLPSQLSGGEQQRVCIARALINNPELLIADEPTGNLDEANEKIVLELLEQLKKEGKTIVLITHNPDLAKFADQSAILSHGILK; encoded by the coding sequence ATGATGAAAGAGATGATAAAATTAGAACAAATTTGTAAAAACTTCCAAGAGGTCAAAGCCTTGCAGGATATAAATTTAAGCGTTCAAAAAGGCGAATGGCTTGCGATCATGGGACCTAGTGGGAGCGGAAAATCAACCTTGGTTAATATCTTATCTTTAATGGACTATCCAAGTTCGGGCAAGTATTTTTTAGATGGTATCGAGCTTAGCGAGCTTAAAGAAGAAGAAAAGATCAAGATCCGCCGTGAAAAAATAGGGCTTGTTTTTCAGCAATTTCATCTTATCCCTTATCTTAACGCTCTTGAAAATGTTATGCTCGCTCAGTATTATCACTCAAGTGTCGATGAAGAAGATGCTAAATTTGTGCTTGAAAAAGTAGGTTTAGGACATAGGCTTATGCATTTACCAAGTCAGTTAAGTGGAGGAGAGCAACAAAGAGTGTGCATAGCAAGGGCTTTGATCAACAACCCAGAGCTTTTAATCGCTGATGAACCCACAGGAAATTTAGATGAAGCGAATGAAAAGATCGTTTTAGAGCTTTTAGAACAGCTTAAAAAAGAGGGTAAAACCATAGTTTTAATCACACACAATCCAGACCTAGCCAAATTTGCCGATCAAAGCGCGATCTTAAGTCATGGGATCTTAAAATGA